A segment of the Sphingobacterium oryzagri genome:
AGTCATTCGCCCTATGGCCATCGTAACGATAAAAAATGATATCAACACTTTTTAATAATGCTGTCTTATTACCCACTCGATCGGATGTCGCGTCAAAATCCAAAAATGTCGTTTCCTTTAAATAAAAATTCCCTGTCATACTTCAAAACATCAATATAACCACCCGCAATCTCGCCCTGCACGTTAAAGACTAGCATAGCTATTTTTTATGGAGTACAGAACTATCCAATGTCGAACGTTGACCAGTAGCAAAAAAATAAAAACAAAAGCGATAATCCCCGCTGCAAGCAGACCGAACTTCATCAATTTGGGCATCTCATTTTTTTTTAGTGCCGCCTTTGTTTACGACAGGCGGCACTGAATCCTTTTTTCGTCGAAATCAAAAAATAGCTGATTCGTCCTTTTAACATGCTAATGCAAAACTAACTATTAATAGTTGTATATCTAGTAACGAAATCTTAAAATAATTAAAAGGCAGATAGTGATAAGTTAACCATCTAGTGATTAACTTATCAGTGAATATATTTTAACTAACAATTATCTAATTTTGAAAATATAAATTATTTATTTTCGAATTAACTTATGTTTAGAAAGTTATTTCCACTGACATTAGGTGGTTTAGGTATTGGGACTACGGAATTTGTTATGATGGGTATTCTACCTAATATTGCTGAAACATTACAGATCAGCATCCCCAAAGCAGGCAACCTTATTTCCGGCTATGCGCTGGGCGTTGTTATCGGCGGACCACTCTTGGTATCGCTCATGCGCAAGCTCGATTACAAAATAAGTTTGATTCTGTTGGGTATGCTGTTTTTAGTATTTAACGGACTATGCGCATTATCCGACAACTATTATACCCTCCTGTGCTTACGATTTTTCTCCGGACTACCACATGGCGCTTTTTTCGGTATAGGATCGGTTGTAGCGGCGAACTCCGTTCCAGCAAATAAGCAAGCTAGGGCGGTTTCGCTCATGTTTTTAGGTTTGACAGCGGCCAATTTGCTAACGGTTCCTTTCGGCACCTACTTAGCGATTAAATTCACTTGGAGTTACACCTTTTACATGGTCGCTTTAATAGGTTTAGTCACGGTTATCGCAATCATATTTTTTCTCCCGCCAACCGGGAAAGAAATAACGCCTAAAAAAACGAAATCTGTACCGTTACTACAAAAACGTGAAGCATTACTTATTTTATCTATGACAGCTGTTGGTACTGCGGGAACATTTGCCTGGATAAGTTACATCGCGCCACTAATGACTAATGTGGCACAGGTTGAACAATCGTTCATACCACAAATAATGATATTAATCGGTGTTGGAATGGTTGTTGGCAATCTCACTGGAGGAATTTTGTCTGACCGACTGAAACCGGCAAGAGCATGCTTAATTTTATTGTTTGCTATATCTGTCGCGTTCTTAACGACCTATTTTCTAGCAACATTACCACATCTCCTTCTTATCACGACGTTTATAACAGCTTGTCTCTCGATGGCTATTGCCACGCCCATACAGTTACTGATTATGGCTCATGCGGCTTCTTCGAAAAGCGTTGCAGCAGCTTCGACACAGGCAGCTTTTAATGTCGCCAATTCAATAGGTGCTTTTCTTGGCGGAATCCCCCTAACATTAGGATTTGGGCTTCGTTCCCCGCAGTTAGTTGCCTGCGGACTTGCATTATGCGGTGTCTTACTTGCTTACAAACTTTATCGTTCAGAAACCAAAGAAACATAAAATAGTATAACAACTTATTATTAACGACTTATGAGAATCAGAAGCTTTACACTTAAAAATAAATTATTCACATGAACTATAGAACATTAGGCAAAACAGGT
Coding sequences within it:
- a CDS encoding MFS transporter: MFRKLFPLTLGGLGIGTTEFVMMGILPNIAETLQISIPKAGNLISGYALGVVIGGPLLVSLMRKLDYKISLILLGMLFLVFNGLCALSDNYYTLLCLRFFSGLPHGAFFGIGSVVAANSVPANKQARAVSLMFLGLTAANLLTVPFGTYLAIKFTWSYTFYMVALIGLVTVIAIIFFLPPTGKEITPKKTKSVPLLQKREALLILSMTAVGTAGTFAWISYIAPLMTNVAQVEQSFIPQIMILIGVGMVVGNLTGGILSDRLKPARACLILLFAISVAFLTTYFLATLPHLLLITTFITACLSMAIATPIQLLIMAHAASSKSVAAASTQAAFNVANSIGAFLGGIPLTLGFGLRSPQLVACGLALCGVLLAYKLYRSETKET